In Flavobacteriales bacterium, a single window of DNA contains:
- the aceK gene encoding bifunctional isocitrate dehydrogenase kinase/phosphatase: MSKQEISIQRAAAVIRDDFDEFHQEFKSLTRKAADIFARRAWTEGQKLAVVRLDLYKHYVNRSELQVQQILKHNFQNHATWRRLKLNFAELVSDRRDGPIVESYFNSVLRELFINEGIDEEIEFIDFERKVLQTNPEEPIYKRFYLGSDNLETIWTRIIQSYDFKFEFKDLEADIERVSIAIRNQVLDRFGRLEEVDQLDMIRSVFYRNKGAYLVGKITKGNIQIPIVLPLVHFEDGVRIDSVLFSKNDIAIVFSFSRSYFLVDSENPVDLIHFLRPLMKHKNLSELYSSIGYNRHAKTVLLKELYRHLETSNDPFIPAPGIKGMVMVVFTLSGFNVVFKIIRDRFGATKNFGRQHVIDCYQLVFMHDRVGRLADAMEYEYLRFEKARFTPEALHELLVECSETCFVEGDDVVVKHLFTERKLTPLNIYLDLVDEEKGKEVVIDYGNAVKELAAANIFPGDLLLKNFGVTRHGRVIFYDYDELCFLDQINFRTIPPPRNPEQLYSGEAWYTAEESDVFPEEFGAFMVPRGPLKDVFMQHHAELFTAKFWKDMQTLHKEGQMADFFPYKRGQVKLGYSIQ, from the coding sequence GTGAGTAAACAGGAGATTTCCATACAGCGGGCAGCTGCGGTCATACGCGATGATTTTGATGAATTCCATCAGGAGTTCAAATCGCTGACGCGAAAGGCAGCCGATATTTTTGCCAGACGTGCTTGGACAGAAGGTCAAAAGTTGGCTGTTGTGCGTTTGGACCTTTACAAGCACTACGTCAACCGTTCCGAATTGCAAGTGCAACAGATTCTGAAACACAATTTTCAGAATCATGCCACGTGGCGCAGACTGAAATTGAATTTTGCCGAACTGGTTTCAGATAGGAGAGATGGCCCCATTGTGGAGAGTTATTTCAATTCTGTGCTGCGCGAACTCTTCATCAACGAAGGAATTGACGAAGAGATCGAGTTCATTGATTTTGAGCGCAAGGTGCTCCAGACCAATCCGGAAGAACCCATTTACAAGCGCTTCTATCTTGGTTCAGATAACCTCGAAACCATCTGGACGCGCATCATCCAATCCTACGATTTCAAATTCGAATTCAAGGATCTGGAAGCAGATATCGAACGCGTGTCCATTGCCATCCGAAACCAAGTGCTCGACCGCTTTGGAAGATTGGAAGAGGTCGATCAACTCGATATGATCCGCTCCGTGTTCTATCGGAACAAAGGCGCCTATCTCGTGGGCAAGATTACCAAAGGCAACATTCAGATTCCTATTGTGCTGCCGCTGGTTCATTTCGAAGATGGCGTACGCATCGATAGCGTGCTGTTCAGTAAAAACGACATAGCCATTGTCTTCAGTTTTAGCCGAAGCTACTTTCTGGTCGATTCCGAAAATCCGGTCGACCTGATCCATTTCCTGCGGCCACTTATGAAGCACAAGAACCTATCGGAGCTTTATTCGAGCATTGGCTACAATCGGCATGCGAAGACCGTGCTGCTCAAAGAACTCTATCGCCATCTCGAAACCAGCAATGACCCCTTCATTCCCGCACCCGGAATCAAAGGAATGGTCATGGTCGTTTTTACCCTTTCGGGTTTCAATGTGGTTTTCAAGATCATTCGCGATCGCTTTGGCGCCACCAAGAATTTCGGTCGCCAACACGTTATCGACTGTTACCAATTGGTGTTCATGCACGATAGGGTGGGGCGCCTGGCCGATGCCATGGAATACGAATACCTCCGTTTCGAAAAAGCACGCTTCACCCCAGAAGCACTGCACGAACTGCTCGTAGAATGCTCCGAAACCTGTTTTGTAGAGGGCGATGATGTGGTGGTCAAACACCTATTTACCGAACGTAAGCTTACCCCGCTCAACATCTACCTCGACCTCGTTGACGAGGAAAAAGGAAAAGAAGTGGTCATCGATTATGGCAATGCCGTAAAAGAACTTGCCGCGGCCAATATATTCCCGGGCGATCTGCTACTCAAGAATTTCGGGGTCACCCGCCACGGCCGCGTCATCTTTTACGATTACGATGAACTCTGTTTCCTCGATCAGATCAATTTCAGAACAATTCCGCCACCACGCAATCCAGAGCAACTCTACTCGGGCGAAGCTTGGTACACGGCCGAAGAAAGCGATGTCTTTCCCGAAGAATTCGGAGCCTTTATGGTACCGCGCGGCCCGCTCAAAGACGTGTTCATGCAGCATCATGCCGAACTCTTCACCGCCAAATTCTGGAAGGATATGCAAACCCTCCACAAAGAAGGGCAAATGGCCGATTTCTTCCCCTACAAGCGCGGACAGGTAAAATTGGGCTACAGCATTCAATAG
- a CDS encoding Ig-like domain-containing protein — protein MSIRAVVSFCFASLLACYGCKQKDDVPPMVSISSPTYGTTYSVLDTVSVEFEALDETHLASVTVNVVNADFIPATNSVSVDMTSNSNMGSAQIILSNKLLETGTYYAVVTASDGSNQAKDYAQIKINALPKKRRSIFFSTSSGNGSDRITVIDSLFQNSSNWITASQDIKKISVNSLSDRLNLIGNFSTGILSYDIKGRSVVWGQDVFPLAQYPRYQDIFCDGNTVYATTYDREVRSYGLSGVLTMNLQTGVYRPETVYADANYLLIELNLVGDNDHFIAVHSASTKALLWTLDVPMDVIAICPLQSDEVLLFGNDGQQARVLHYDIGNNGYWEPRQLPAGLVLDAVKMDGQMFAMAHENGLYAYTYSPNYLNLIKAGTRFQDLCFDVDNGTILAASGSTLEEISLLGQTIHSFADADSITSIDVFYTR, from the coding sequence ATGTCCATTAGAGCTGTAGTCAGTTTTTGTTTTGCCTCTTTACTGGCCTGCTACGGATGTAAGCAAAAGGACGATGTGCCTCCGATGGTATCAATCAGCTCGCCCACTTACGGAACCACATACTCGGTATTGGATACCGTTTCAGTGGAATTTGAAGCACTGGACGAAACACATTTGGCGTCCGTTACTGTCAATGTTGTGAATGCTGATTTTATCCCTGCCACCAATTCAGTTTCGGTTGATATGACCAGCAATTCAAACATGGGATCGGCACAGATCATTTTATCAAACAAACTTTTGGAGACGGGCACTTACTATGCTGTCGTAACCGCATCAGATGGATCTAACCAAGCGAAGGATTACGCACAGATCAAGATAAACGCCTTGCCCAAAAAGCGGAGAAGCATATTTTTCTCCACCTCTTCCGGAAATGGTTCTGATCGCATAACGGTTATTGATTCACTCTTTCAAAATTCCAGCAATTGGATCACTGCTTCTCAAGACATCAAAAAGATTTCGGTCAATTCTTTGAGCGACCGACTGAATTTGATTGGCAACTTTTCCACTGGCATCTTGAGCTATGACATCAAGGGCCGATCAGTGGTTTGGGGCCAAGATGTGTTTCCATTGGCGCAATACCCAAGATATCAAGACATTTTCTGCGATGGAAATACGGTTTACGCCACCACCTACGATAGGGAAGTTCGGAGCTACGGACTTTCAGGCGTGTTGACGATGAACCTTCAAACAGGCGTTTATCGCCCCGAAACCGTTTATGCTGACGCAAATTACCTTTTGATAGAATTGAACCTCGTGGGCGACAATGACCATTTTATTGCGGTTCATAGCGCTAGCACAAAAGCATTGCTTTGGACATTGGATGTGCCGATGGATGTGATTGCTATCTGTCCCCTACAATCGGATGAAGTGTTGCTTTTCGGAAACGATGGGCAGCAGGCGCGCGTGTTGCACTACGATATTGGAAACAACGGATATTGGGAGCCGCGCCAATTACCGGCCGGATTGGTGCTTGATGCCGTTAAAATGGACGGACAGATGTTTGCCATGGCGCACGAAAACGGACTTTATGCCTACACCTATTCGCCCAATTATTTGAATTTGATAAAGGCTGGCACGCGCTTTCAAGACCTATGTTTTGATGTAGACAACGGCACCATTCTGGCCGCTTCTGGCAGTACTTTAGAAGAGATTTCGCTGCTAGGACAGACCATACATTCTTTTGCAGATGCAGACAGTATTACAAGTATCGATGTATTTTACACCCGGTGA
- a CDS encoding T9SS type A sorting domain-containing protein: MAQENLVVNGGFEEISDCNFGSGDISFATGWFNLYNNETGQGADVFNRCSTDPIYLVPSTGGGFQEPKEGDGFGGFIAYNLFEAPRGTLTDQLEKDTTYAVEFWINLANTSREAVAGLGLVFMDSAWSLPQTSYDTIKADILYPDFILDTMQWVRISKLYFANGTEQFFSIGLFDTIISFNIEPLGGSRYYFLDAVNIHKANKSEINGISQQELEFSIYPNPTSEFLFVKSREPLLQVELFDLQGRPVLGLLENNGTWKGDMNPLSAGIYLLEATAENGNRSTKRLVVQH, from the coding sequence TTGGCGCAGGAAAATCTTGTCGTGAATGGGGGTTTCGAAGAAATTAGTGATTGTAATTTTGGGTCTGGTGACATTTCGTTTGCAACGGGCTGGTTTAATCTCTATAATAATGAGACAGGTCAAGGAGCAGACGTGTTCAATCGTTGTTCAACAGACCCCATCTATTTAGTCCCAAGTACAGGCGGTGGCTTTCAGGAACCTAAAGAAGGGGATGGGTTTGGCGGTTTTATTGCATACAATCTATTTGAAGCACCTCGTGGTACTTTGACAGATCAACTCGAAAAGGACACTACATACGCTGTTGAGTTTTGGATTAATCTTGCCAATACCAGTCGCGAAGCAGTCGCAGGTTTAGGCTTAGTTTTTATGGATTCAGCGTGGAGTTTACCACAAACATCTTACGATACAATTAAAGCTGACATTTTGTATCCCGACTTTATTTTGGACACGATGCAATGGGTTCGTATATCTAAGCTATACTTTGCTAACGGTACAGAACAATTTTTTTCAATTGGATTATTTGACACTATCATTAGTTTCAACATTGAACCATTAGGAGGAAGTAGGTACTACTTTTTAGATGCTGTTAACATACACAAAGCCAATAAAAGTGAAATCAACGGCATCTCGCAGCAAGAACTTGAATTCAGCATCTATCCCAACCCAACCTCCGAGTTTCTTTTTGTGAAAAGCAGAGAACCGTTGCTCCAAGTGGAGCTGTTCGACCTGCAAGGTCGCCCGGTGCTGGGGCTTTTAGAGAATAATGGGACATGGAAGGGTGATATGAACCCACTGTCCGCTGGTATTTACCTGTTGGAGGCAACTGCCGAAAACGGCAACCGCTCCACCAAACGCTTGGTAGTGCAGCATTAA